The proteins below are encoded in one region of Clostridium estertheticum:
- a CDS encoding GNAT family N-acetyltransferase, which translates to MIRQIERDEIKVCVEVIRKSFETVAQQFNLTKENCPGNASFMKAEKLYKQYDGGRLMFAYLDNGIIVGYFSLSKNDGGSFELNNIAVLVEYRHKGYGREMIIFAIDTVRGIGSNKITIGLIEENTKLRNWYSSLGFIHTGTRKYKHLPFTVGFMKWVQ; encoded by the coding sequence ATGATAAGGCAGATAGAAAGAGATGAGATTAAAGTATGTGTAGAAGTAATTAGAAAAAGTTTTGAAACGGTAGCACAACAATTTAATCTTACAAAAGAGAATTGCCCTGGAAATGCAAGTTTTATGAAGGCTGAAAAGTTATATAAACAGTATGATGGAGGTCGATTAATGTTTGCTTATCTGGATAATGGTATAATTGTAGGTTATTTTTCGCTTAGCAAAAATGATGGTGGGAGTTTTGAACTGAATAATATTGCTGTATTGGTAGAATATCGTCATAAAGGTTATGGCAGAGAAATGATTATTTTTGCAATAGATACAGTCAGAGGAATAGGAAGTAATAAAATTACTATTGGATTAATTGAAGAAAATACAAAATTAAGGAATTGGTACAGTAGTTTAGGATTTATACATACAGGCACAAGAAAGTATAAACATTTACCTTTCACAGTAGGCTTTATGAAATGGGTTCAATGA
- a CDS encoding septation protein IspZ, with product MKQSSNNTNKNQSLLKNIFNKEFVVSAIIPVIIFSAFDKFKMTLTGVILSGLWCIGVVLIDFIKEHKINALAAMAGIFSAIGLIGTIVSKNPTFYLVAPIVQDWLYALIFFVSLFFERSLVQIIVEQSFLKNVSEEFRRKPKYKSAWRILTCAWGILNISQAVLRMILLHSISMSSYYAISMAYSNISGPLLIAFSISFPKWYWKTGTKS from the coding sequence ATGAAACAATCATCTAATAATACAAATAAAAATCAGTCATTATTAAAAAATATATTTAATAAGGAATTTGTCGTAAGTGCTATTATTCCAGTTATAATATTCTCAGCTTTTGATAAATTTAAAATGACTCTTACTGGAGTAATACTATCTGGATTGTGGTGTATAGGTGTAGTTTTAATTGATTTTATTAAAGAGCATAAAATTAATGCTCTTGCAGCCATGGCTGGAATCTTTTCAGCAATTGGATTGATAGGTACTATAGTTTCAAAAAATCCTACATTTTATTTAGTAGCTCCTATAGTTCAGGATTGGCTATATGCTTTAATCTTCTTTGTTTCTTTATTTTTCGAAAGATCATTAGTTCAGATAATAGTAGAACAAAGCTTTTTAAAAAATGTATCTGAGGAGTTTCGAAGAAAGCCGAAATATAAATCAGCTTGGAGGATACTTACTTGTGCTTGGGGAATTTTAAATATAAGTCAAGCAGTTTTAAGGATGATACTATTACATTCCATATCTATGAGTTCATACTATGCAATAAGCATGGCATATTCCAATATTTCAGGACCTTTACTAATAGCATTTTCTATATCATTTCCAAAGTGGTATTGGAAAACGGGAACGAAGAGCTAA
- a CDS encoding flavodoxin family protein → MKILALNGSPRGEKGNTEVILKQFLKGCKKAGAEIETVYLKDKNIKHCSGCFSCWTKTPGICIYKDDMEGLLVKVSEADIIVYATPLYYFTVTGIMKDFMDRMLPLNNSEIVKLGENYSHPRRVKREIPTKSILISNCGFPNSTNFSGLLETFKVMTKGNLAGSILCAQGGVLKAINTNDMLKNLYMPFFSALENAGEEIVQQGYIKTETQIILDKNVLDPETYVKAANRG, encoded by the coding sequence ATGAAAATTTTAGCTTTAAATGGAAGCCCACGAGGGGAGAAAGGAAATACTGAGGTTATTTTAAAACAATTTCTTAAGGGCTGCAAAAAAGCTGGTGCAGAGATAGAAACAGTTTATCTTAAGGATAAAAATATAAAACATTGCAGTGGATGTTTTTCATGCTGGACTAAAACTCCTGGAATATGCATATATAAAGATGATATGGAAGGTTTGTTAGTTAAAGTATCAGAAGCAGACATAATCGTATATGCTACTCCGTTATACTACTTCACCGTTACAGGAATCATGAAAGATTTTATGGATCGTATGCTGCCATTAAATAATAGTGAAATAGTTAAGCTTGGTGAAAATTACTCCCATCCAAGACGTGTTAAAAGAGAAATTCCTACCAAATCTATTTTAATTTCAAATTGCGGGTTTCCTAACAGTACTAATTTTTCAGGTTTATTGGAGACTTTCAAGGTTATGACAAAAGGAAATCTAGCAGGGAGTATTCTATGTGCACAAGGTGGAGTACTAAAGGCTATTAATACTAATGACATGCTAAAGAATTTGTATATGCCATTTTTCTCAGCATTAGAGAATGCAGGAGAAGAAATAGTTCAACAGGGATATATAAAAACTGAGACACAAATTATATTAGATAAAAATGTACTCGATCCTGAGACTTATGTAAAAGCCGCAAATAGAGGCTAA